The nucleotide sequence TATTTATTAGCTTTATAACCATCCTCCAGTCAGATAAAATGTAAAATTTGGTTCTCCTGTCATTTCATACCAAACCCAATATTACTAAAAGTTGATTTTCAACTAACTAAATCGTTCCACCCATTTACTAAATATATAATTCTAAAATTCAGCTATAAATATTTATATTTATAATGCAAAGTGGATTTCAAGCTAATTTTTTGCTTATGTAACCGACAACCAATAATGATAATGCCGTATCAACCTGATTTTCCATCTACACCAAGCTAGTAAAAATTAACGACTATGATAAAATTTATACCATAACTGCTCGCCTTCTCAATGTTCTACTTAAGTATTATAACACTTTCGTGCTCGAAGCAAGAAAAGTCGAAAACAGAATTTTCATCAAAAGAAATCGCACTAAATGCTGCACAGGTTGAAAAAAAAGCTTTTGGGAAGATATCATTTATTGATGGGGCGTACGATATTCCATTGGAAACAGTCGAAGCCATTGCCGTTAATCTCAATGGCATTGTTCCGGATGAGCTAAAGTTATCGAATGGAAAGGATAGGCTCCCAATCGAAAAAATAGTAACCGTTCCTGATAGCACTGGCGATCCGGCGATGTATATCGTAAACTATGCAAAAAACAATCTAGCAATTTTTTCCGCCGACGAAAGAAGTAACCCTTTACTGGCTGTAGTACCCAGTACAAAATATGAGGCAAAAGAGGTCCCTCCAGGATTTTATAAATGGCTGGAGATTTCAATGGACTTTATCGCATTGGCGAAGAATCCTACTGTTGGAAAAGATTTGGAAAAGCCCCGAGCCGCTTGGAAAAAAATAATAAAGGATGCAGCAGCGCATAATGACAAGTTTTTGCGTGCCAATACGTTTGTTAGCAGTTACGACACTTGTATATGGAGCTGTCCAAACTATCCAGATTGCATGACCTACCCGGAGCTTGGATGCGGGGGACCAGACGTTGATCCGTGTGCGCCATCGGTATACTATTCAAAAGGCCCCTATCTTACAACCACTTGGGGGCAGGGTTGCACGTACAACAATCTTGTCCCTTGGAGTGGATGCACGGGAACCGACCGAGCCTGCTCATCTAATGATAAAGCACCCACCGGCTGCGTACCTACCGCTATGGCACAAATTCTAAAATATTGGAATCATCCGTCCCTTCCAAATTTTGATTATGTTAATATGCCAGACAGTTACGGAAACGCACAAGTACAATTGCTGATGGCATCCGCCGGTTCAAGCTTACCCTCGATCGATTATGGATGCGCTGAAACAGGCGCACGGTTAGATGAAGTCGACGATGCGTTAAAAAGTACCAAATTTGGCTTTACTCATGCCAACTACGCAACCTACGGTACAGGGAGCTACACTACGGTTATATCAAATTTGAACTCCGGTATACCTGTTATTCTAGGGGGCTGCCGGGATAAAGTCATATTCGTCCCAACAAAATGCCATGCGTGGGTTTGTGATGGATATTACGAATCCGGCGATCAATGCTATCGAGCACTAAAGTTCCATATGAATTGGGGTTGGGATGGACTTTACAATGGA is from Niabella beijingensis and encodes:
- a CDS encoding C10 family peptidase; amino-acid sequence: MFYLSIITLSCSKQEKSKTEFSSKEIALNAAQVEKKAFGKISFIDGAYDIPLETVEAIAVNLNGIVPDELKLSNGKDRLPIEKIVTVPDSTGDPAMYIVNYAKNNLAIFSADERSNPLLAVVPSTKYEAKEVPPGFYKWLEISMDFIALAKNPTVGKDLEKPRAAWKKIIKDAAAHNDKFLRANTFVSSYDTCIWSCPNYPDCMTYPELGCGGPDVDPCAPSVYYSKGPYLTTTWGQGCTYNNLVPWSGCTGTDRACSSNDKAPTGCVPTAMAQILKYWNHPSLPNFDYVNMPDSYGNAQVQLLMASAGSSLPSIDYGCAETGARLDEVDDALKSTKFGFTHANYATYGTGSYTTVISNLNSGIPVILGGCRDKVIFVPTKCHAWVCDGYYESGDQCYRALKFHMNWGWDGLYNGWYDFNNWEPAPGYHYQYGLDMIYNAYP